Proteins encoded in a region of the Cinclus cinclus chromosome 19, bCinCin1.1, whole genome shotgun sequence genome:
- the LOC134051594 gene encoding torsin-1B-like isoform X3: MKLLKAAVIFVVVPTLTPAAALEPLSVGLALGVASALTGYLSHPRFYCNYVECCPRAGQRLNASALKAQLDNRLFGQHLAKDVVLKAVLGFSNNPSPKKPLMLSLHGWAGTGKNFLSQILAEQVHPAGLRSKFVHLFLATLHFPHHDQVKLYKEQLQNWIRGNVSACPSSVFIFDEMDKMHPGVIDAIKPFLDYYEEVDGVSYRKAIFIFLSNAGGDLINKAALDFWTSGKRREDIQLKDLEPLLSVGVFNNKNSGLWHSSIIDRNLIDYFVPFLPLEQRHVKMCVRAEMTARGYAVDEKIVQAVADEMTYFPKEQKIYSDKGCKTVQAKLDIHEDLVMRELKVRG, from the exons ATGAAGCTCCTGAAGGCTGctgtaatttttgttgttgtgccCACTCTGACGCCGGC GGCGGCGCTGGAGCCGCTCAGCGTGGGGCTGGCTCTCGGCGTGGCCTCGGCGCTTACCGGCTACCTGTCCCACCCCAGGTTCTACTGCAACTACGTGGAGTGCTGCCCCCGCGCCGGGCAGCGCCTCAACGCCAGCG CGCTGAAGGCGCAGCTGGACAACAGGCTCTTCGGGCAGCACCTGGCCAAGGACGTGGTGCTGAAGGCGGTGCTGGGTTTCAGCAACAACCCCAGCCCCAAGAAGCCGCTGATGCTGTCGCTGCACGGCTGGGCCGGCACCGGCAAGAACTTCCTCAGCCAGATCCTGGCGGAGCAGGTCCACCCCGCTGGCCTGCGCAGCAAGTTCGTCCATCTCTTCCTGGCCACCCTGCACTTCCCCCACCACGACCAGGTCAAGCTCTACAAg GAACAGCTGCAGAACTGGATTCGAGGCAATGtcagtgcctgtccctcctCGGTCTTCATTTTTGATGAGATGGACAAAATGCATCCAGGTGTCATTGATGCCATCAAGCCCTTCTTAGACTATTACGAGGAGGTTGATGGAGTGTCCTATAGGAAAGCCATCTTCATCTTCCTCAG CAATGCAGGTGGTGATTTAATTAACAAAGCAGCTCTTGACTTCTGGACAAGTGGAAAGCGCAGGGAAGATATTCAGCTGAAAGACCTGGAGCCCTTGCTCTCTGTAGGAGTCTTCAACAACAAGAATA GTgggctgtggcacagcagcatcATTGACAGGAACCTTATTGACTACTTTGTCCCTTTCCTGCCCCTGGAGCAGAGGCATGTGAAGATGTGTGTCAGGGCTGAAATGACAGCTCGTGGCTACGCTGTGGATGAGAAGATTGTTCAGGCAGTGGCTGATGAGATGACCTACTTCCCCAAGGAGCAGAAGATCTACTCTGATAAAGGCTGCAAGACTGTACAGGCCAAGCTGGATATTCATGAAGACCTTGTGATGAGAGAGCTGAAAGTCAGGGGTTGA
- the LOC134051594 gene encoding torsin-1B-like isoform X2 codes for MARSVPLLWALLPGLAALEPLSVGLALGVASALTGYLSHPRFYCNYVECCPRAGQRLNASALKAQLDNRLFGQHLAKDVVLKAVLGFSNNPSPKKPLMLSLHGWAGTGKNFLSQILAEQVHPAGLRSKFVHLFLATLHFPHHDQVKLYKEQLQNWIRGNVSACPSSVFIFDEMDKMHPGVIDAIKPFLDYYEEVDGVSYRKAIFIFLSNAGGDLINKAALDFWTSGKRREDIQLKDLEPLLSVGVFNNKNSGLWHSSIIDRNLIDYFVPFLPLEQRHVKMCVRAEMTARGYAVDEKIVQAVADEMTYFPKEQKIYSDKGCKTVQAKLDIHEDLVMRELKVRG; via the exons ATGGCGCGGTCGGTGCCGCTGCTGTGGGCGCTGCTGCCGGGGCTGGCGGCGCTGGAGCCGCTCAGCGTGGGGCTGGCTCTCGGCGTGGCCTCGGCGCTTACCGGCTACCTGTCCCACCCCAGGTTCTACTGCAACTACGTGGAGTGCTGCCCCCGCGCCGGGCAGCGCCTCAACGCCAGCG CGCTGAAGGCGCAGCTGGACAACAGGCTCTTCGGGCAGCACCTGGCCAAGGACGTGGTGCTGAAGGCGGTGCTGGGTTTCAGCAACAACCCCAGCCCCAAGAAGCCGCTGATGCTGTCGCTGCACGGCTGGGCCGGCACCGGCAAGAACTTCCTCAGCCAGATCCTGGCGGAGCAGGTCCACCCCGCTGGCCTGCGCAGCAAGTTCGTCCATCTCTTCCTGGCCACCCTGCACTTCCCCCACCACGACCAGGTCAAGCTCTACAAg GAACAGCTGCAGAACTGGATTCGAGGCAATGtcagtgcctgtccctcctCGGTCTTCATTTTTGATGAGATGGACAAAATGCATCCAGGTGTCATTGATGCCATCAAGCCCTTCTTAGACTATTACGAGGAGGTTGATGGAGTGTCCTATAGGAAAGCCATCTTCATCTTCCTCAG CAATGCAGGTGGTGATTTAATTAACAAAGCAGCTCTTGACTTCTGGACAAGTGGAAAGCGCAGGGAAGATATTCAGCTGAAAGACCTGGAGCCCTTGCTCTCTGTAGGAGTCTTCAACAACAAGAATA GTgggctgtggcacagcagcatcATTGACAGGAACCTTATTGACTACTTTGTCCCTTTCCTGCCCCTGGAGCAGAGGCATGTGAAGATGTGTGTCAGGGCTGAAATGACAGCTCGTGGCTACGCTGTGGATGAGAAGATTGTTCAGGCAGTGGCTGATGAGATGACCTACTTCCCCAAGGAGCAGAAGATCTACTCTGATAAAGGCTGCAAGACTGTACAGGCCAAGCTGGATATTCATGAAGACCTTGTGATGAGAGAGCTGAAAGTCAGGGGTTGA
- the LOC134051594 gene encoding torsin-1A-like isoform X1, with amino-acid sequence MKLLKAAVIFVVVPTLTPAFDPLSVSVVAGSAAVAWHLFSSDSWLKCRFQECCKKEGTLNFRALKAQLDNRLFGQHLAKDVVLKAVLGFSNNPSPKKPLMLSLHGWAGTGKNFLSQILAEQVHPAGLRSKFVHLFLATLHFPHHDQVKLYKEQLQNWIRGNVSACPSSVFIFDEMDKMHPGVIDAIKPFLDYYEEVDGVSYRKAIFIFLSNAGGDLINKAALDFWTSGKRREDIQLKDLEPLLSVGVFNNKNSGLWHSSIIDRNLIDYFVPFLPLEQRHVKMCVRAEMTARGYAVDEKIVQAVADEMTYFPKEQKIYSDKGCKTVQAKLDIHEDLVMRELKVRG; translated from the exons ATGAAGCTCCTGAAGGCTGctgtaatttttgttgttgtgccCACTCTGACGCCGGCTTTTGACCCTCTCAGCGTCTCGGTCGTTGCGGGAAGCGCTGCCGTGGCTTGGCATCTCTTCTCCTCCGACTCCTGGCTCAAGTGCCGCTTCCAGGAGTGCTGCAAGAAGGAAGGCACTCTGAATTTCAGAG CGCTGAAGGCGCAGCTGGACAACAGGCTCTTCGGGCAGCACCTGGCCAAGGACGTGGTGCTGAAGGCGGTGCTGGGTTTCAGCAACAACCCCAGCCCCAAGAAGCCGCTGATGCTGTCGCTGCACGGCTGGGCCGGCACCGGCAAGAACTTCCTCAGCCAGATCCTGGCGGAGCAGGTCCACCCCGCTGGCCTGCGCAGCAAGTTCGTCCATCTCTTCCTGGCCACCCTGCACTTCCCCCACCACGACCAGGTCAAGCTCTACAAg GAACAGCTGCAGAACTGGATTCGAGGCAATGtcagtgcctgtccctcctCGGTCTTCATTTTTGATGAGATGGACAAAATGCATCCAGGTGTCATTGATGCCATCAAGCCCTTCTTAGACTATTACGAGGAGGTTGATGGAGTGTCCTATAGGAAAGCCATCTTCATCTTCCTCAG CAATGCAGGTGGTGATTTAATTAACAAAGCAGCTCTTGACTTCTGGACAAGTGGAAAGCGCAGGGAAGATATTCAGCTGAAAGACCTGGAGCCCTTGCTCTCTGTAGGAGTCTTCAACAACAAGAATA GTgggctgtggcacagcagcatcATTGACAGGAACCTTATTGACTACTTTGTCCCTTTCCTGCCCCTGGAGCAGAGGCATGTGAAGATGTGTGTCAGGGCTGAAATGACAGCTCGTGGCTACGCTGTGGATGAGAAGATTGTTCAGGCAGTGGCTGATGAGATGACCTACTTCCCCAAGGAGCAGAAGATCTACTCTGATAAAGGCTGCAAGACTGTACAGGCCAAGCTGGATATTCATGAAGACCTTGTGATGAGAGAGCTGAAAGTCAGGGGTTGA